A segment of the Pseudomonadota bacterium genome:
GCGTTTCATCGCCTTTATATTTGCCTCCCATACTTTCACTCTGCGCCAAGAACGGGAGCGGCTTCACCCGCTCCATAGGGCCGGGTGGTGACCCGCACGTCAACGCGGCGGTTGAGGTGGTTCAAAATGGTCATGAGCCGGTCGACCGTAAAGCGGCCAAGCTGAACGTTGCGGATGCGCGAAAACTCGCTGGCATTGATTCCGGTGACGCTCTCGGCCTTGCGCACGGACAGTTTGCGGTCATCGAGCACGCCTATGATCTCGGTGGCCAGGATGGATTTGAGCTGTTCCACATCGGCCCTGGGATGGCCCAGATCGCGGAAGACATTGCCGCTGCCTCTGACAAGTTCCAGTTTCTCAGTCATGTGAGCATCTCCTTCAGCCGTTTGATCCGCTCGCGGATCAGTTCAATCTCATGTTTCGGTGGTCTTGATGCCTTTGGTCGATTTCTTCTGAAAGGCATGAACGACCCAGAGGTCAGGCCCCATCTGCACGATATAGACCGTCCGTTAGGCCTCGCCCCGCCAGGCCAGTAGGGCATCGATCTGGACGAATCACCACCCACTACTCGGCGGTAGAACTCAAGAATCTGATCGACGCCGCAAACAAAGTGCATAGACAGAAGTTCCGCAAAAGTCCCGCACTGTTGCTGTTGAAGCGTAAGACAGGGTAAATAAAGCCGTCATAATTACTTGATATTACGAAAGAACTAATGGCGCGCCCGGACGGATTCGAACCGCCGACCCCCTGGTTCGAAGACAGATGCTCGTTCTCGTACTATAACTATATAAATCATACGGTTATGGCTTTGGAATTGTGACATAAGAAACACTATACGACTATTATGAATCAATAACGTAGGAATATTGATAGGCGTCGAATGTCACATACATTCCGGACTAAGGGAGAGCAGTTTGAGAGTTGAGAGATCTTATCAGCAAGCATCGCAAACCGATGACCAGTCCGCCGTTCGCGACCTTATGTGTTTGGCCTTATGCAACACGCGAGTTCTCGGGCTAGAGTCGGGGTCTAGAATCGGGGAAGCGGGGACTTTTCGGGCCGAGTACTCGCGTCTTTGACAACTCCCTAGCCCAGCAGTACTTTTCTTGTCGAAAAAAGGTTGCTTATTTTTCCTAGCGCGGCCTCTGGCCGCAACCAAATAGCAGACAAAACTTCTTTGCCAAATGCAAAGAAGTCACGGTGAAAGAATTTATACCCTCGGATCGCTGACGATCAGGAGGGTGGATGTTATGGTAAGGTTGTGTAGTTTTTGTATTTTTCTGATCATCCCATTTGGGCATGTCGCATGCTGCCATTCGGCGAATTAACGTTGCGAAAGATGCATCTGATCGGCGCAGAGCAGGCTACCAGACACACGTGATTCCAGCCGCACGCATCCTGACCATCAACGGCGGCTCGTCGAGCATCAAGTTCGCGCTGTTCGAGATCCGCGACTCGCTGCGGCGAATCCTGGAGGGCCGGATCGAGCGCATCGGCTTGCCCGAAGCCGCGCTTACAGTGAAGGGCTCGGAGCCGGCCAAAAACGCCTCACGTCCGGTTGCGGCGCCGGACCACGCGGCGGCCGTGGGATTGCTGCTCGATTGGCTGGAGGAGCGCATCGGAGGGAACAGCTTGGCCGCGGTGGGGCATCGCGTGGTGCATGGCGGGCCGACCTACGGCGAACCGCAGCGCGTGACGCGAGAGATGGTCAAAGAGCTTCATCGGATCAGTTCTTTCGATCCGCAGCATCTCCCGGCCGAGATCCTGCTGATCGAAGCATTTCATCGCCGGTTTCCGGATCTGCCGCAAGTGGCCTGCTTCGACACGGCATTTCACCGCGACTTGCCGCGCGTGGCGCGGCTGTTGCCGATCCCGCGCCGCTACGAGGCGCTGGGTGTGCGCCGCTACGGTTTCCACGGCTTGTCTTATGCGTTCCTGATGCAGGAGCTCGCCCGCGTCGCGGGAGCGCACGCGGCGCGCGGCCGCGTCGTGCTCGCGCACCTCGGCAACGGCGCAAGTCTGGCCGCCGTGCATGAGGGCAAACCCGTCGACACCAGCATGGCATTCACGCCGACGGCCGGGATACCGATGAGCACGCGCTCGGGCGATCTCGATCCCGGCCTGGTCGGCTATCTGGCGCACACCGAGGGCATGGATGCGAAGCAGTTCGACGACATGGTTAATTTCCAGTCCGGGCTGCTCGGGATATCGGAAACCAGCTCCGACATGGGCGACCTGCTCGAGCGTGAGTCCGAGGATCCGCGCGCCGCCGAGGCGGTCGCGCTGTTCTGCTATCAGGTCGGGAAATGGATCGGCGCATTTGCCGCGGCATTGGGTGGCCTGGACACCCTGGTGTTCGCCGGGGGCATCGGAGAAAGCGCGCCGGTGGTGCGCGCGCGGATCTGCGAGAGGCTGGGCTTTCTTGGGATCGCGCTCGATGAAAAGCGCAACGCCGCCGGCGCAGCCGTCATTTCCGCGGAACGGGGCCGGGTTGCCGTGCGCGTCATGCGCACCGACGAGGAATGGATGATCGCTCAAATCGTCTGCCGCGTTTTGGGTCTCATGATTGAACGGGAAAGGAAATTGGACCATGAACACGAGAAAGACTGAGCTGACGCAACAACCCCTCGACGGCGATCTGCTGCGGAAGATGAACGCCTATTGGCGGGCCGCCAACTATCTGTCGGTCGGCCAGATTTACCTCTACGACAACCCGCTGCTGAAGGATCCGCTGAAGCTCGAACATGTGAAGCCGCGGCTGCTGGGGCACTGGGGTACCACGCCGGGATTGAACTTCCTTTATGTGCACCTCAACCGGATCATCACGCAGTATGACCTCAACATGATCTATGTCACCGGGCCCGGCCACGGCGGACCGGGTCTGGTGGCCAACACCTATCTGGAGGGGACCTACAGCGAGCTGTACCCAGACGTCCCGCAGGACGAAGCGGGAATGAAAAAGCTGTTCACGCAGTTTTCGTTTCCCGGCGGCATTCCCAGCCACACGGCGCCAGAGACACCGGGCTCCATCAATGAAGGCGGTGAGCTCGGTTATTCGCTCGCGCATGCGTACGGCGCGGCATTCGACAATCCCGACCTGCTGGTGGCCTGCGTCGTGGGCGATGGCGAGGCGGAAACCGGCCCCTTGGCCACGAGCTGGCATTCGAACAAGTTCCTCAACCCGGCCCACGATGGCGCGGTGCTGCCCATCCTGCATTTGAACGGCTACAAGATTGCCGGCCCAACGCTACTGGCGCGCATTTCGCGCGATGAGCTCGAGGCGCTATTCCGCGGCTACGGTTACACCCCGTATTTCGTCGAGGGCGACGACCCGGCGGAAATGCATCAGTCGATGGCCGCCACACTCGACGCGATCGTGGCCGAGATCCGGGACATCCAGGGCGACGCGCGGAAGCACGGATTCCGGGAGCGACCGCGCTGGCCCATGATCATCCTGCGCTCCCCGAAGGGCTGGACGGGCCCGGAAGCGGCCGACGGCAAACCGATCGAAGGAACGTTTCGCGCGCACCAGGTGCCGGTTGCACAGCTCGCGACGCAGCCCGAGCACCTAAAGATCCTCGAAGAGTGGCTGAAGGGCTACTGCCCGGAAGAGCTGTTCGACACGAACGGCAGGCTCATTCCGGAGCTTGCTGCGCTGGCGCCGAAGGGCGAACGGCGGATGGGCGCGAACCCGCATGCGAACGGCGGGCTGCTGCTGCGCGATCTGAAAATGCCGGACTTTCGCGACCATGCGCTGAAGGTCGCAGAGCCCGGCGTCACGGAGGCCGAATCCACGCGCGTGCAGGGTCAGTTCATGCGCGACGTGCTGCGGCTCAACGCCGGCGCACGCAACTTCCGGATCTTCAGCCCCGACGAAACCACGTCCAACCGCTGGGGCGCCGTGCTCGAGGTGACCAACCGCTGCTCGACCGCGGAAATCATTCCCGGCGACGACCACGTCGCACCCGATGGCCGGGTGATGGAGATGTTGAGCGAGCACCAGTGCGAAGGCTGGCTTGAGGGTTACCTGTTGACCGGCCGGCACGGCTTCTTCTCATGCTACGAAGCGTTTATCCACATCGTCGATTCGATGTTCAACCAGCACGCCAAGTGGCTCGATGTGGCGGGCGACATCCCTTGGCGGCGGCCGATTGCCTCCCTGAACTACTTGCTCTCCTCGCACGTCTGGCGGCAGGACCACAATGGCTTCAGCCACCAGGACCCCGGCTTCATCGACGTTGTCATGAACAAGAAAGCCGACGTCGTCCGCGTGTATCTGCCACCCGATGCGAATACCCTGTTGTCGGTGACGGATCATTGCCTGCGCAGCCGCAACTACGTCAACGTCATCGTCGCGGGAAAGCAGCCCGCGCTGCAATGGCTGGATATGGATGCCGCCGTCAGGCACTGCACGGCCGGGGTCGGGATCTGGAAATGGGCCAGCAACGATGAGGGTGCGGATCCCGATGTGGTGATGGCCTGCTGCGGCGATATACCGACGCTCGAGACGCTGGGTGCGGTGCAGATCCTGCGGCGGCACTTTCCGGAGCTGAAGATACGCGTCATCAATGTGGTCGATCTGATGACCCTGCAGCCAAAGAGCGAGCATCCGCACGGGCTGAGCGACAGGGACTTCGATGTTCTGTTCACCCGCGACAAGCCCATCATCTTCGCCTTCCACGGCTATCCCTGGGTGATTCATCGCCTGACGTATCGCAGGACCAATCACCCGCAGATGCACGTGCGCGGATTCAAGGAGGAAGGCACGACCACGACGCCTTTCGACATGGTGGTGCTGAATGACCTGGATCGCTTCCACCTGGCCGGCGATGTGATCGACCGGGTGCCAAGCCTCGGCTCGCGCGCCGCCCATGCCAAACAGTATCTTCGCGACAGGCTGCTGGATCACAAGGCCTACATCGAACGATACGGCGAAGACATGCCGGACATTCGTAATTGGAAATGGGACGCCGGATCAGGCATCCAGTGATTGGTGGAACGCTGCACGACATTGATTGACCACACCGCAATAAGGGGAATGGATGATCGCGCGCCGATCTCCACGCATTCAGCGCACTCGCGCCGTTGGGCATGTTTGACCGTCGTGATCGCGGGAAGATGAGCGCAGGTTCCGTTAGACATCACCCTGATAGCCGCGCCGGATGCCCGATGGCGGGCGCGTAAGGGAGTTCCCACAAAAGATCATCGGCGATCAGCGTCTGCCATTGCGCGTTGTCCTCGACGAGTGTCTGGATATGTCGTTGTAAGAGATCGGAGGCAATCGTCATCTAAGTCGCTCAACGCCCTTGCGCCTCGATCATCCGTCGACTCACCGTGAGCCGAGCGTTCGGTCCAGGTTGAAGGCGGCGCTGATCAGCGCCAGGTGGGTGAACGCCTGCGGGAAGTTACCGAGGGCCTCGCCGCTGTCGCCGGTCTGCTCGGCGTACAGACCGAGGTGGTTGGCATAACCCAGCATCTGCTCGAAGAGCAGCCGTGCGTCCTCGAGCCGTGCCGGATCGGTGCGGCCGGCGCGGGTCAGCGCTTCCACCAGCCAGAAGGAGCACATGTTGAAGGTGCCCTCGCGGCCCGATAAGCCGTCGGGGGCGGCGGGGAAATGGTAACGGTAGACTAGACCATCCGCGGCCAGACCCCCCACGGCCAAGGGCCGGCGGATCGCGTCAATGGTCCGGAGCATGCGCGGGTCATTCGGGGCCATGAAGAACACCAGCGGCATCAGGAGACTGGATGAATCGAGGGCGTCGGAGCCGTAGGCCTGAACAAACGCTTGACGGCGCGGGTTCCATCCTTTGGCCATGACTTCCTCGTAGATCTCATCGCGGACCTTCAGCCAGCGCGCCCGGTCCGCCGGGAACGAGCGCTTGTCGGCCAGCCGTAGGCTGCGGTCCAAGGCTACCCAAGACATGACCTTTGAATACACAAAGTGCTGCCGGCCGCTGCGCACTTCCCAGATACCCTCGTCCTCCCGTTTCCAATTGTCGCACAGCCAGTCCACCAGCCGCCGCAGGCGAGTCCAACCGTCGTAGCTGATGGGTTCGACATATTTGTTGTGGAGGTAGGCCGCATCCATCAACTCGCCGTAGATGTCGAGTTGCAGCTGCCTGTGCGCCCCATTGCCGATCCGTACCGGACGGGAGCCGCCGTAGCCCTCCAGGTGGTCGAGCGTCTCCTCCGGAAGTTCGGCCCTGCCGTCGATGCCGTACATGAGCTGCAAGGGGCCGGTCTCAGTGCCGTCGACGTCTTGCCAGCGGTCCTTCACCCAGTCCCCGAAGCGGACCGCCTCCTCGGTGAAACCGATGCGCAGCAGGCCGTATAGCGTGAACGCGGCGTCGCCGGATCCAGGTGTAACGGTAGTCCCAGTTGCGTTCCCCGCCGATCACCTCGGGCAGGCTGCAAGTCGGGGCCGCGACGATGGCCCCAGTCGGCTCGAAGGAGAGAAGCTTCAGCGT
Coding sequences within it:
- a CDS encoding helix-turn-helix domain-containing protein, with translation MTEKLELVRGSGNVFRDLGHPRADVEQLKSILATEIIGVLDDRKLSVRKAESVTGINASEFSRIRNVQLGRFTVDRLMTILNHLNRRVDVRVTTRPYGAGEAAPVLGAE
- a CDS encoding phosphoketolase family protein gives rise to the protein MNTRKTELTQQPLDGDLLRKMNAYWRAANYLSVGQIYLYDNPLLKDPLKLEHVKPRLLGHWGTTPGLNFLYVHLNRIITQYDLNMIYVTGPGHGGPGLVANTYLEGTYSELYPDVPQDEAGMKKLFTQFSFPGGIPSHTAPETPGSINEGGELGYSLAHAYGAAFDNPDLLVACVVGDGEAETGPLATSWHSNKFLNPAHDGAVLPILHLNGYKIAGPTLLARISRDELEALFRGYGYTPYFVEGDDPAEMHQSMAATLDAIVAEIRDIQGDARKHGFRERPRWPMIILRSPKGWTGPEAADGKPIEGTFRAHQVPVAQLATQPEHLKILEEWLKGYCPEELFDTNGRLIPELAALAPKGERRMGANPHANGGLLLRDLKMPDFRDHALKVAEPGVTEAESTRVQGQFMRDVLRLNAGARNFRIFSPDETTSNRWGAVLEVTNRCSTAEIIPGDDHVAPDGRVMEMLSEHQCEGWLEGYLLTGRHGFFSCYEAFIHIVDSMFNQHAKWLDVAGDIPWRRPIASLNYLLSSHVWRQDHNGFSHQDPGFIDVVMNKKADVVRVYLPPDANTLLSVTDHCLRSRNYVNVIVAGKQPALQWLDMDAAVRHCTAGVGIWKWASNDEGADPDVVMACCGDIPTLETLGAVQILRRHFPELKIRVINVVDLMTLQPKSEHPHGLSDRDFDVLFTRDKPIIFAFHGYPWVIHRLTYRRTNHPQMHVRGFKEEGTTTTPFDMVVLNDLDRFHLAGDVIDRVPSLGSRAAHAKQYLRDRLLDHKAYIERYGEDMPDIRNWKWDAGSGIQ
- a CDS encoding acetate/propionate family kinase, with the translated sequence MIPAARILTINGGSSSIKFALFEIRDSLRRILEGRIERIGLPEAALTVKGSEPAKNASRPVAAPDHAAAVGLLLDWLEERIGGNSLAAVGHRVVHGGPTYGEPQRVTREMVKELHRISSFDPQHLPAEILLIEAFHRRFPDLPQVACFDTAFHRDLPRVARLLPIPRRYEALGVRRYGFHGLSYAFLMQELARVAGAHAARGRVVLAHLGNGASLAAVHEGKPVDTSMAFTPTAGIPMSTRSGDLDPGLVGYLAHTEGMDAKQFDDMVNFQSGLLGISETSSDMGDLLERESEDPRAAEAVALFCYQVGKWIGAFAAALGGLDTLVFAGGIGESAPVVRARICERLGFLGIALDEKRNAAGAAVISAERGRVAVRVMRTDEEWMIAQIVCRVLGLMIERERKLDHEHEKD